The Capsicum annuum cultivar UCD-10X-F1 chromosome 3, UCD10Xv1.1, whole genome shotgun sequence genomic sequence aggagagaaaataagaggaTAGGTTAAAGGAATTACTATTACACAAATAACTTAACCTCTAAATTTCTAAAATGGAAGAGTGCAATACAAGTCTATATTGAGGTTAAATAACAAAAGTGGTAGCAAGTGAACACCATGCAAACATAGATCACAAGCACGTGTAAGAGAGGGGGGACAGAAGCATCAAACTATATCGCTTATACAGTTAACATGAACTACCGAGGCTTTGCCTTCACACAGTGATCATAAATTTATAAGTTCAAGATGCAGAAAAAGGAGTTCAGGCTTCTTGCAATACTGTAAGGTTGATATCCTCGACTTACCAATTTTCTAACCTGGCAAAAGCCTAATCAAGCAAATATTTAAAAACCTAgccttgaatttgatgataaCATCAATAAACTTGCAGAAGCATCCACAGAATAAAATAACAATAGAAGGTTCAGATTCTTAGGCTACAACtgtcaaattattttactaacAGCATTTCCAAAAAATGctaagaataaaatatatttcaGAAGCAAAGGTCAAAAGAATCAACACTCCGAAATGAAATAGTATGAAGTGCACAGATAAAAAAAACTAAGTACACAAAATGACAAGATAACCTTCactatgaataaataaataaacaaaccaacaaaaaaaaatctacaatGAACACCTATGGAGCACTGCGCGATACTAAATGGGAAAACATATACGCACTAAGTACCTTTGAGTATCCATTGGACAAGTCTTGCACAATACATCCCGAGGGGAGCCTCCTGCAGTTTCCAGCTTCACGCGGTTGTGAACCCTCTTGGATTGCATCAACAGACACATCCACCACTGCCCAGACACCTTCAGCATGTTGCTTGCAGAAGCGTAGAAATTTTACTTGACGGACAGGAACTAAAGCAGATACAACTTGGAACTCAGCTTGGATCTACAAGTCAATATTTTTAGACCTCTATTGCAGGACAGACCAGAAAAGAAATTTAGGATGGGTAAATTCCAccaaaataacaaaaacataccAATTGCAAATTGCCATTCCTGCCTCCACCCGAGCTGCTGGAGATCAAATTCATTGAAGAGGTTCTGCCAACAATGCTTGAGAATGTATCCACCCATTGACTCTGCATCAGAGGAACCTACATATTACTACATGGAAAGCAAGAAGAAAAGCCCACAATATGCTTTTTTtaagttgaaaagttattttaatCAAATGAACATGCAGCCATTAATTCAACATCccttgaataaaaaagaaaatttgtgtcAAAACATTTTTCACATTCAGCAATAGATCAAAGGAATCAAAATTTAAACTACAGGTTTCAGGATGAGGACGAGGGCACTGGGAAAAGGATGAAGGAACCTACTGTGTCCATTAAAGTCTCCACCAAGGCCAGACTGTTGATCATCACCGTACCAGTTGCCTTTGTTGCTTCTGCTGTGAAGTTGGCAGGCTTCATGCCAATACACGGAGGAAAAGACCTAGCATACTCCTCAAGGTTCAACTCTTCCCCATTTCCATCCAAGCTTCTAAACCACAGAGGACCACTGATCTCAGCCAGCTTAACCAGCTCATTCATGGCAGCAAAAGCAAGCTCCATTAACACAGTCTTATCAAAGGATACATCTATACCAGTCATGTTGGGGATGGGCCTAGGTGAAATCACTGGTATAGTAGCACTTGAGATACCATTACCAAAATCAAGTCCCATTGGCAATGCAGCGTCAACAGAGTTCATAGCACCAAAGCCGTTTCTTCCAACAGCAAGTTCCAAACCAAAGTTGCCCATTCCAGCTGGCATTGGACTAGGGAAAGATGACAAAGGCCTGCCCAAAACCTTGTTCGCCATAAGAcagatcctattgtattcatctcTCAGCCTAGCATTCTCAATCTTCAAATGATGCTCTTCCATGTGTATTTCTCCAAGAATTGCTTGGCCACCACATTGGTGGCAAGTTGGCCCTCTCATAGCTTCCTTCATTGCCATGTTCTCCAGGCGCAGTTTGTCATTTTCTTGCTTTAACATTGAATTTTCATGGCGCTCCAATTGGGTCTGAAACAATGTAGGTTTCACTTATCTATCAATGAACCAAATCTCACACAAGCTCaaacaaattcaagaaaactAATGTCAATGTGGCATTTACCTTCAtctgagttctcctattttgaaaCCAAAACTTCACCTGCCTGGTTTCCAACGACAACCTCTTACCAAGTTCAAGTCTAGCTTTTTCATCAGGGTGTGGATTCTCCTTAAAACAACTGTCCGCACAATCAcagataaaaatttcaaaaataatccaAACAAACTATGAAGATAACAATATGAAAAGGCACAACACATACGCTTCAAGTTCTTGAATTTGGTATGGAGTGTGCCTATGGTATTTCTTCTTCCTCGATGAGCTACCAACGTGAGCTTCCATATCATCGCCCGATCCACCACCATCTAAGTGGTCACTAGGGGACCTGCTATCGTTCTCATCCGACCTTCCCATTGCAACAGCACCAAAATTTTCCGCTAACAAACTCATGTCACTTGCACCTTCCATCTTCGGTTTCTGCAAATACATCCAACTTATATCAGTTCAACTAATAAATCCCAAGAAACAAAAccccacacacaaaaaaatataggAGGCCTACAAGAGCAAGAGATAGTGGAGAAGAGTTAAATATAGACTGAGGTAAAGATGATGTGATAAGTTGTGACTGAGCAACAGTAGCAGTAGGCATGGCTTCGTATGGACTATCACCCACCAATCTCGAAACCCCagaaccaccaccaccaccactactactACCAATGAAGCCTCCAAAACTCAtcaaacccaaaaataaaaatctttaacTTTTTGTTACACACACCACTCTTCTCTATCACTTTCAAGATCTCAACTTTCCGTCAACACAACCAAGAaacttatcatatatatatatatacaccccCAAAAAAGAACTCTTTATTACTCCAAGATTTTGCACCCAATAAAAAGTGATGAACAAAACTCACCAACCCAAACccaaaaaatttaagaagaacCAAAAGGGGTTGGTATAGGACAACCAAGAACCCTTATTACACCTTCCCCCTATACTACTATATGGGTTGgccaaacaagaaaataaaaaggaaaccCTAGTATTTCATTCAATCAAAGATATGGGTTTTGACCACTTATAGCTGGCATTGTAAAAACAGTGAACCAGTACTCATAAAGAAGGAAAACGAAAGGTTTTTAAAAAATGAGGCTAAGGAGAAAACAGATAAGAAAGAGTATATGACAAAGTGaagacttttaaaaaaaaaaaacaataaaataaaatattagtaaaaatATGTGGACTTTTCAATACCTTACAAAATTAAACTGCAGAAACCAACAAAATCAGAAGAAAAAGACTGTGTTGACTCTTTAGAAACAACCCCTTTTTCTCCTCTTCATACATCACAGACCCAAAAAAGCCTTGTACGGATTAAAAAATCCAACACACAAAAAAGTGCATaacctttttataaaaaaaaaaaaaaaaaactattaacaACTCCACTCATACGCTAAAAGTTAAAAAAAggcttttataaaattatttctgTGTATAAAGTAAATATAAAAGCTTCAGGTTCTGTGTGGACCTATTGGAAATCCACACGCACAAACACACacactctttctctctcttcagATGCTCATTTGGGGATCCCCACGAAGatgattaataaattaatcagAGTTTACAAATAAATGCACACAAAGAATTAATTAAATTCAAATGAAAATGTAAATGGTGCTTAGCAGATTAAGAGCTGACTTACCAGAGTAACGGATCGCGTATCACACGCTAGTCAATACAATTGTTTAATTAGTTCCACGTCTCGATTCCCTTTCAATAAACACAAAGAACAACAAATGTAAATGATGTGAAATCAAAACCAGTGATAATTCATAAAGgaaacaacataaataaaaataaaaaaactttaattACTTACAATTGTTTATCAACTTCACTCTTTACTGTTCCAATGAATAATGAATATTTTTGCTTTTCTAAGCGGATATAAATAGTAGCGACAGTAAGGtaaaaatgggggggggggggtggggtggggggggggggaataggGTTACTTTCCTAAATAGGATTTTGATATAATCCGCCTCTCAGATGGATTTTCGGACTAGTGAGTTGGCGAGTTTATCGGCCGTGGGTCTCAAATTGTTCTTTTTTTGATCATGTGTCTATGTTCGTTGTTTTCTACGGTCTGTATACGCACGATAGAAATTCATGGTAATGAATAAGTGTTTgagcttttttcaaaatatcgtTAATGATAGTCGTGctcattttaaaatatcattaatggTAATCGCGCTTCTTTTAAAATACCTTTAGTGATAGTTGCGCTTCTTTTAAGGAGTGACAGACGCGCTTCTTTTAAAATACCGTTAGTGATAGTTGCACTTCTTTTAAAATACCGTTAATGATAGTCGCTCTTTTTAAAAATAGGCGGTTAACGAAAGTGCcgcttttttaaaaaatctgTTACGTCAAGGTTTGACGGGGCACTTAGCGTTAATAGACATTTTGGTAACTCGCCATATTTTGTAGTGATCAACTTTAGTAACCGTCAGTCAAATTTATCtttcataattttattctttttttactaTGTGGTTATGTTCACTGTTCTGATCAATCTATATTAATGTTAATAAAAGTTTTGGCAACTCGCCATATTTTGTAGTGTTTCAACTTTAGTAACAAATATAGAAGTTTTGGCAACTTGCCATATTTTGTAGTGATTCAACTTTAGTAACAGTCAATCAAACTTATCTTTCAAAATTGGCAAAATGATCTTTTGGACTCTTGTACTATATCGATTTTATAAGTTGGAcatttctacttacatgtttgtcatctgaacccttaaATCTACTAAAAggcaacattttaaacacttttttggtgagtgtaacacactctcgcCACATCAGTTGTCATGTCAGCCGTCACGTCATttttaagtattacattaaattttatgttatttttaaaatgctacataagaaattaaatattaaaataaatttaattaaataaattctttttataaatttttaatttaaattaatttaaatttcaactataaatttaaatttcaactataaatttaaatttttaattataaattctaatacacaaacacaataaatttaattaaacatcaaatttattctaaataattgaaatttctctccaattaatttaaagatttaactataaattcacatacacAAGCAtaatgagttttcaatttttatttaaatatctttaacaatttataagaattacaaaattaatcctaaacaaaataaaaaaaattaagttgagaaagtaaataaaataaaatttaaaaagtaaaacaacaattttttttttttaacaatgaacaacaacaatatcaaccacagaCCCTCTTTaggaatatataaatattaagagGCACGTATCTTGGCTGGGCGACCTAGACGTAATCCGAGGTTTGCAGCCATGGCGATGTCTTAATTCTCTTGTTTTATCAACAAATCTGAGCTTCAATTTTACTTTTGTAACttatttggatggttgttacctattgtgttgtattgttatTCTACAAGGGTGTATTTGATACAAAAGGAAATGCTTTTATGATGAATGTCATCCGTGTTTGGTTTTTAATGTAGCCTTCTCAAAAGAAAGTTGGGAAATTTTAACAAGGCTTACTCTTTTGCGTGCAACTGATGATTTTGCAGCCATGGCGTGGTTGTCTTCTCTTTGTCTGAGCAAAAATGTAAAATTCTGAGCCTTAAATTTCTGAAAATCGAACCGTGAACCTCTTGTGCTTACATTTAAGTTTGCTTTCAATTAGAATGATGTACAATTGTATATGGGGTCATTTGCACTTTTgcctttattttttgttgttcttcaatTTACGCCTCTTGTAAGGAAGAGGGGGAGGGGGTTGgacgggggtgggggtggggtggggtggtggTTGGGCGCGGGGAGGAGGCTGAGGAATGACGCTGAATGAGGGTGAAGGCTGGGGTGGGCTGGACGGGGAGGGGggcattttatttttaaatttattatttttaaaatttaaaaatattttaaataaaaaaaaatggagaaaaataaaaaatttattttttaaaattttaatattatttttatttttttaaaaattattttaatataaaattgactcCCACTTACATCATAGGCTAATTTAATCACTCTCCTTATCCTAGTCagcattttaatgccacataggtaAAGTCAGCagtcaaaggatttaaaatattgctttttagttggttcaggggtccagatgacaaacatataagtagaagtgtccaacttacaaaatcgacatagTATAGGGGTCCAGAAGATTATTTTGCCTTCAAAATTTTATCCTTTTATGACTATCTGGTTATGTTCACAATTCTGATCAATCTATATTTGCACTATAGAAATTCATGGTGATGAACAAGTTTTTGtgcctttttttcaaaaatcgtTAAAGATAGTGAcgttttttaaaagaaaaattctacacTCAAGGTTAAACGAGACACTTGACGTTAATAGATGTTTTATAAGCTTCTTTTAAAATACTATTAATGataatcactttttaaaaaaataaactgtTAACGATAGTGGCGGTTTTTTTTTAATCTGTTACTTCAAGGCTTGAGAGGCACTTAACGTTAATAGATATTTTGACAACTCGCCATATTTTGTAGTGATTCGACTTTAGCAACAACCAGACAAACTTATCTTTcatgattttattctttttcaattatatGGTTATGTTCACTGTTCTAATCAATCTATATTAACGTAAATAGAAGTTTTGGCAACTCATCATATTCTGTAGTGATTCAATTTACTAACAGTCAGTCAAACTTATCTttcataattttatctttttatgacTATCTGAATATGTTCACGATTCTGATCAATCTATATTCGTGCCATAGAAATTCATGATAATGAACAAGTATCTGtgcctttttttttaaatcgtTAACGATAGTGAcactttttcaaaagaaaaatgctACACTCAAGGCTCAACGAGGCACTTAACATTAATAGATGTTTTATAAGCTTCTTTTAAAAGACTGTTAATGATAATcactcttttaaaaaataaactgttAATGATAGTGGCACTTTTTTAAAAATCTGTTACATAAAGGCTTGACTAGGCACTTAACATTAATAGGCATTTTGGCAACTCGCCATATTTTATAGTGATTGAACTTTAGTAACAGTCAATTAAACTTATCTTTTATACTTTTATGCTTTTTTGACTATGTGGTTATGTTCACTGTTATGATCAATCTATATTAACGTTAATAGAAGTTTTGGCAACTTGCCATATTTTGCAGTGATTCAACTTTAGTAACAGTCAGCcaaactttttttcaaaattttatcctTTTGTGATTATCTAATTATGCTCACGGTTCTGATCAATCTATATTCATGCTACAAAAATTCACGATAACGAACATGTTTTTGagcctttttaaaaaaatcattaatgatAGTGacacttttttaaaaagaaaaatgtcaCGCTCAAGACTCAACGAGGCACTTAACGTTAATAGATGTTTTGTAAACTCGTCATATTTAGTGATTCAACTTCagtaaaaatcaatcaaatttatcttttgtaatttattcctttttttttattatgtgtaaGTTCACTATTCTGATTAATCTATATTTGCGCTATAGAAATCCATAATTATGACCATATATTTGCGTTTTTTTTTAAAGTACCGTTAATGGTggtaatactttttttaaaaaatcgttAATGATTGTAAcactttttttaaaacaaaagtaTTGTTACGTTCAACGCTTAACGAGATATTCAACATTAATAAACATTTTGTCAACTCGCCATATTCTATAGTGATACAACTTTAGTAACAATCAATTATCTTCTATAATTTATTCCTCTTTTGATAATGTGGCTATGTTCACTGTTCTGATTAATTTATTAGTCGCACTATAGAAATCCATGATAACGAACgtatttttgcttttttattttaaaaaaaaatagaaatagtgagttttttttttaaaatcgttAATGATAAAGGTGCTTTTTTCAAATACGTTCAACGCCTAATGAGATATTCAACGTTAATAGATGTTTTGTCATCTCTTCATATTCTCTAGTGATTCAACTTTGGTAACACCCAATCAAACTTATCTTTTATAGTTTATTCCTTTTCTGGTTGTGGCTATGTTCAAGGTTTCGATTAATCTATAAGTCTTGCTAATGGACATGTAtttgcatttttttaaaataatccatTAAAGATAAAGATGGTTTTCTAAAACAATTGTTAACAATAGTGGCGCTTAATACACGTTTTGTAAACTAGTCATATTATGTAGTGATTCAACTTTAATAACAATTaatcaaatttatctttaataatttttttttttattatgtgcCTATTTCACTGTTTTGATTAATCTATAAATCACGCTATAGAAATTTATGATGACGGATATGTGTTTgtgcttttcaaaaaaattattaaagatagagatttttctttctaaaaaaaaaagttgttaacGCCAGtggtgcattttttttttttttttttttatcaagttcAACATTTAACAAGATACCTGACATtaatagacattttgtcaacccgCCATATTCTAGTGATTCAACTTTAGTAACAGTCAGTCAAACTTACCTTTATAATTTTTTGGAATAATACTTACGAAAATATCTAAACTTTGACcagattttcagttgagcatactgaactttgcgggggtcctattaccccctgaatttttttaaagtggaattaatttcCCCCCAAAATGTTATACCCAGTTTTAAAGTAAAAAGTGTAATACACACGCCAATGACATATTGACAcgtgtatttttatttaaaattaatttttatttaatttctttttcattcttattcttctccatttttattaatcaaaatccataaaaaattagtaatgaagaccaaaatattttcaacaacaagaaatattttttccatctGCCCATCTCCATCAATAACTCAAACAAGAATGACTAAAAAATAAGACCAAAATTTTCAACAATAAGAAAATAGGGACAatgtagatttttttattttttttttaagataaagCAAAACAACTTAGATTTATGGCAAAATATTCAAAATGTtacagcagtagcagtagcagcagACATTTCACTCTCTTGTTTCAAATCCACTTTAAGATCAATAACAATACTCTTGCTTTCCAAATCCCAAATCTTGATACTAGATTCAATAACAATACAAAGCCAATACCTATTCGGGCTAAAACATTGGCATCTAGCATCCCAAAACAACACCATTACAATCAAAATAGTGGCATGCAATATCCCAAAACAATCAAAAACTCAGAAAGTTTCAATCTTTACACTCCCCAAGttcaatttaatgaaaaaaatagcaAGAATTATTCAAGATAAGTGAAACTCATATCTTGTTTTGCTTCAGAGAATCCAAATCACCCAATCTTAAAAGAATCAAAGCCACCATTAGTAGTGATTGGATCAGCCAATGCAGATATAAGGAATTCAACTTTCTGGAATATCTTTCTTCCTATTGTTAACTACAAGAAACTTCAAAatgcatcatttaaaaaaaaaaaaaaatcataatttgagaaaTTCTTCACAGATTTTTTGAGAATTCGAAATTTCATTTACTATCAaacagtgtgtgtgtgtgatgaaattgagttgaattcaATTCCAAGTCAACAATGGAACACCAATGAATCAccattgaagagaagaaagaaagtagagagaagagaaagaagatataaatgaaaaaataaataaaaaacattcaatttataaaaatagaaaattgagGGGCTGTTTGTCCCAAAAAAGAGTTTTTTAACGATTTTTTAACACTTTCACGCATCCAATGCGCGTGAATTACACGCAATGGTCAAAATGGGTatatatatgccattaaaatatgaaaaaaaagttcaagggggtaataggacccccgcaaagttcagtatgctcaactgaaaatttgatcaaagttcagatatttttgtgagtattatccgtaattttttttcatttttgattatGTGTCTATGTTTACTATAGTGATTAATCTTTATTCATGCTATAGAAATCCAAAGTAACGAACCAcattggagtttttttttttttttttttaaagttaataatAGTGAcactttttcgaaataaattttatgTTCAAGGCTCAAATTCGAGACACTtaacattaataaaatttatgTCATTCCGCCTTATTTTTCAGTGATTCAACTTTCATAATAGTCGgtcaaacttatctcttatattttattctttttttttctttaattccgTGACTGTTCACTTTTCTGATTAATCTATATTCATGTTATAGAAATCTAAACTAACAAAACGATATTGACACTTTTATAAAAAATGATTAACTATAGTGgtgttttgtttttaaaaaacaattaacGATAGtagcattttttttaaaaaaagtaaatatgattactttcaagGTTCAAATTCGAGACAGttaatgctaataaacattttgCCATTGTCGTATTCTTTAGTAACTCTACTTTCACAAGTCAatcaaatttatcttttataatttttccttttttggccCACTGGCTAATTTCATTGTTTTGATTAGTCTATATCCACACTACAGAAATCTAAAGTAATGAACTGATATTGACgttgtatttttaaaagaaatcatcAACTGTAATAGTATTTTTTATGAAACGTCGTTAATAATAAgggttttatgaaaaaaaaatcttacatCAAGGCTCAAATTTGGGATACTTAATGACAATAAACTTTTTGTCAACTCGTTATATCTTCAATGATTCAACTTTAGTAATAGTCAGTTAAActtatcttttataatttttccttttatgaTTATGTTTGTTCATTGTTCTAATTTATCTACATTCGTGCTATAGTAATCCACTGTAATGAACTGATATTgccactttttaaaataattcgTTAACGATAgtggtaattttattttatttttaaaattgtttacAATAATggcatatttttaaaaatttgctAAGTTTAAGAGTCAAATTCGAGACActtaacattaataaaaaatttatcatttgtgATATATTTTAGAGAATCAACTTTTGTAACAATCAatcaaatttatcttttataattttttattttttgactatGTGACTATGTTTACCGTTCTGATTAGTCTATGTCCGTTCTGATTAGTCTATGTTCACGCTCTAAAGTAACAAACGATAttgatcttttttaaaaaattattaacaatTGTGGCACTTTTTCTGAAAACCCATTAATCACAGTagcatttttttactttaaaaaaatatttcgtTTGAGGCTTAAATTTGAGACACTTAATGTCAATaaacattttattatttcatcatatttttagtaattaaactTTTATAATAGCTCGTCAACTTATcctttataattctttttttttttttttgatgtgttATGTTCAACGTTCTGATTTATCTATATTTGCGATATAGAAATCcacaataacaaaatgatattggtacttctttattttaaaaaaatattaatgatacttgtaattttttaaaaaaattataaaaagtagtgaaacattttttaaaaatcactATTTTAAGATTCAAATTCGAGACACTTAATATTAATAAAGGCTTTGTAATCCTGGCATACACTTTAGTAATTCAACTTTCATAACATTTAGTCAAttcattatttataatttttcttttcgaCTTTGTGGCTATGTTTAGTGTTTGAAATATACGTTCTAATTAACTTATATTCGTGCTAGAGAAATACATCATAATGAATATTAAcgtcttttttcaaaataattattatgtttaaggCTCAAATTTGAATCACTTATCGTCAGTAAGTGTTTATCATCCATCATATACTCTTTAGTGATTCATATTGTGTAACAATCATAAAACTTATCTTTTTCTAgttctttcttcttctatttttttattttttttattttgtgactaTGTCCAATGATTCATGAAACATATAATCGGATTATCATTCTATATACACACTACAAAAAATCATGATAATGAatattaacatatttttataaaaaatcattatattcaaggctcaaattcaaaatatttaacattAATAAACGCTTGTCATTCTATCGTATTTTTTTGTGATTCAACTTTTATAACAATTAGATAATTTATTTCTTCTGattcttttattttaactttGTGGCTATGTCCAATATTTGTAATTTATGTTCTAATTAATTTATATTCGCAATAGAGAAATTTACTTTAACGAATATGAACgtctttttaaaaaatctttataTTCAAGGCTAAAAATTCAACATACCTAACACTAGTAAATTTTTACTATTCCATTATACTCTTTAGAGATCGAACTTT encodes the following:
- the LOC107863319 gene encoding homeobox-leucine zipper protein ROC5 isoform X1, which produces MSFGGFIGSSSGGGGGSGVSRLVGDSPYEAMPTATVAQSQLITSSLPQSIFNSSPLSLALKPKMEGASDMSLLAENFGAVAMGRSDENDSRSPSDHLDGGGSGDDMEAHVGSSSRKKKYHRHTPYQIQELEACFKENPHPDEKARLELGKRLSLETRQVKFWFQNRRTQMKTQLERHENSMLKQENDKLRLENMAMKEAMRGPTCHQCGGQAILGEIHMEEHHLKIENARLRDEYNRICLMANKVLGRPLSSFPSPMPAGMGNFGLELAVGRNGFGAMNSVDAALPMGLDFGNGISSATIPVISPRPIPNMTGIDVSFDKTVLMELAFAAMNELVKLAEISGPLWFRSLDGNGEELNLEEYARSFPPCIGMKPANFTAEATKATGTVMINSLALVETLMDTSQWVDTFSSIVGRTSSMNLISSSSGGGRNGNLQLIQAEFQVVSALVPVRQVKFLRFCKQHAEGVWAVVDVSVDAIQEGSQPREAGNCRRLPSGCIVQDLSNGYSKVIWIEHMEYDESTIHNYYRAFIKSGLGFGAQRWIAALQRQCECLAIIMSSTVSSGDNAVVGPSGRRSIAMLARRVTCNFCAGVCGTFYKWEPIQSGSGEETKLMMRKSVGELGEPSGVMLSATRTIWLPITHQRLFDFLRNAQTRRQWDVLFHGDAMHEIVHIAKGQDLGNSISLYRTNVTGSDGNQSSMLYLQDSCTDVSGSIVSYAAVDTAQMNVVMSGGDSSCVTFLPSGFAIVPDCFGNSNGVTSNGMLEKEDNGGRNNGSFLTVGYQILVNNLPGGNLTMESVNTINSFVSRTLGGIKTIFQCN
- the LOC107863319 gene encoding homeobox-leucine zipper protein ROC5 isoform X2; this translates as MEGASDMSLLAENFGAVAMGRSDENDSRSPSDHLDGGGSGDDMEAHVGSSSRKKKYHRHTPYQIQELEACFKENPHPDEKARLELGKRLSLETRQVKFWFQNRRTQMKTQLERHENSMLKQENDKLRLENMAMKEAMRGPTCHQCGGQAILGEIHMEEHHLKIENARLRDEYNRICLMANKVLGRPLSSFPSPMPAGMGNFGLELAVGRNGFGAMNSVDAALPMGLDFGNGISSATIPVISPRPIPNMTGIDVSFDKTVLMELAFAAMNELVKLAEISGPLWFRSLDGNGEELNLEEYARSFPPCIGMKPANFTAEATKATGTVMINSLALVETLMDTSQWVDTFSSIVGRTSSMNLISSSSGGGRNGNLQLIQAEFQVVSALVPVRQVKFLRFCKQHAEGVWAVVDVSVDAIQEGSQPREAGNCRRLPSGCIVQDLSNGYSKVIWIEHMEYDESTIHNYYRAFIKSGLGFGAQRWIAALQRQCECLAIIMSSTVSSGDNAVVGPSGRRSIAMLARRVTCNFCAGVCGTFYKWEPIQSGSGEETKLMMRKSVGELGEPSGVMLSATRTIWLPITHQRLFDFLRNAQTRRQWDVLFHGDAMHEIVHIAKGQDLGNSISLYRTNVTGSDGNQSSMLYLQDSCTDVSGSIVSYAAVDTAQMNVVMSGGDSSCVTFLPSGFAIVPDCFGNSNGVTSNGMLEKEDNGGRNNGSFLTVGYQILVNNLPGGNLTMESVNTINSFVSRTLGGIKTIFQCN